A stretch of Lactuca sativa cultivar Salinas chromosome 6, Lsat_Salinas_v11, whole genome shotgun sequence DNA encodes these proteins:
- the LOC111918123 gene encoding glycerol-3-phosphate acyltransferase, chloroplastic — protein sequence MSIFSPSSPTLFLSTTNPRVSLLPSTSNSSSWRVRSAFRRFPCLAFSAAHGMAETVQDKKCSPSPSSTPLPVSGSELGCSPTFIDARSEQDLILGIQRELEAETLPKPIAQSMEELYHNYKTAVLKSGDPCAEDIVVSNMRVAFDRMFLDVKEPFEFSPYHEAIREPFDYYTFGQSYIRPLINFKESYVGNVSLFTKIEQQLNQGENVILISNHQTEADPAVIALLLETTNPHISENIIYVAGDRVITDPLCKPFSMGRNLLCVYSKKHMNDDPELVDMKRRSNTRSLKEMALLLRGGSKIIWIAPSGGRDRPDPVTNQWFPAPFDANSLDNMRRLVQHAGVVGHIYPLSMLCHDIMPPPPQVEKEIGEKRLISYHGTGVSVGPPIDFQEATVSCGSPDEAKVVYSQAVYDSVCEQYKVLQSAINGGKGLEASTPNVSLSQPTLH from the exons ATGTCGATCTTCTCTCCTTCTTCCCCTACTCTCTTCTTATCCACCACAAATCCTAGGGTTTCTCTATTACCTTCTACTTCTAATTCTTCATCCTGGCGAGTTCGTTCGGCTTTCCGGCGGTTTCCGTGCTTGGCGTTTTCTGCCGCCCATGGCATGGCGGAAACGGTTCAAGACAAGAAGTGTTCGCCTTCGCCATCCTCTACTCCACTACCGGTGTCTGGATCCGAACTCGGTTGCTCTCCTACATTCATCGATGCTCGCTCTGAACAAG ATCTCATTTTGGGAATTCAAAGAGAGCTAGAAGCTGAAACACTGCCAAAACCGATTGCTCAATCAATGGAAGAGCTGTATCACAACTACAAAACTGCA GTTCTCAAAAGTGGAGATCCTTGTGCAGAAGATATTGTAGTGTCAAACATGCGTGTAGCTTTCGATCGTATGTTTTTGGATGTGAAG GAGCCATTTGAATTTTCACCATATCATGAAGCTATTCGGGAACCCTTTGACTACTATACATTTGGTCAAAGCTATATTCGTCCTTTGATCAATTTCAA GGAATCATATGTTGGAAACGTCTCCCTTTTCACTAAAATAGAACAACAGCTTAATCAG GGCGAAAATGTGATTTTGATATCAAACCACCAAACAGAAGCAGATCCAGCTGTCATCGCCTTATTGCTTGAAACAACAAATCCCCATATATCTGAAAACATA ATCTATGTGGCAGGTGATAGAGTTATAACAGATCCTCTATGCAAGCCTTTCAGCATGGGAAGAAACTTGTTGTGTGTGTATTCAAAAAAACACATGAATGATGACCCTGAGCTTGTTGATATGAAAAGAAGATCCAATACAAGAAGTCTAAAAGAAATGGCTTTGCTTTTAAG GGGTGGATCTAAAATAATATGGATCGCACCAAGTGGCGGAAGGGACAGACCAGATCCAGTAACAAACCAATGGTTTCCG GCACCATTTGATGCAAATTCACTGGACAATATGAGAAGGCTTGTGCAGCATGCGGGTGTGGTTGGACATATATACCCTTTATCCATGCTATGCCATGACATCATGCCTCCTCCACCTCAG gttGAGAAAGAAATTGGAGAGAAAAGGTTGATATCGTATCATGGAACAGGAGTATCAGTGGGGCCCCCGATTGATTTCCAGGAAGCTACTGTTTCTTGTGGATCCCCTGATGAG GCGAAGGTAGTTTATTCACAGGCAGTCTATGATTCAGTGTGTGAGCAATACAAGGTGCTACAATCTGCCATTAATGGAGGAAAAGGTCTAGAAGCATCAACACCAAATGTCTCATTGTCACAACCCACCTTGCACTAG
- the LOC111918146 gene encoding protein ALP1-like, which produces MDPFDSSNDSDDDIFFRMMYHYYTTDLLQPEPAPLLTRRAMLNRNREEGHEHLYRDYFVDNCVYWAKDFKRRFRLSRDVFLRIVNALESWYEFFQLRYDARGRRGFTTLQKCVAAIRLMAMGESPDTMDDYMRMSERTARESLYTLSRGVVETFGDVYLRKPSLHDLQELYAAHEERHGFPGMIGSIDCTHWKWKNCPVAWKGQYASGHHGSPSLVLEAVASQDLWIWHAFFGIVGSNSDVNVLDQSPIFDDLLNGKAPDAPFTVNGKEYNYGYYLTDGIYPQYSTFVKAFRHPVEERDKFFKRRQEGARKDVERAFGVLKAKWHIVEHVARLLDLETLRYIMYACIIMHNMVVEDKWRNIAHYIPTEPRHVQFQPGTADSLHRVVDIQDANKHRQLREDLADHIFYGNNNDNK; this is translated from the exons ATGGATCCTTTTGACTCGTCCAATGATTCAGATGACGATATTTTCTTTAGGATGATGTATCATTATTACACTACCGACTTGCTACAACCAGAACCAGCCCCGCTACTAACAAGACGTGCGATGTTAAACAGAAATCGCGAGGAAGGACACGAACATCTATATCGCGATTACTTTGTGGATAATTGTGTATACTGGGCGAAGGACTTCAAAAGAAGATTTCGTTTGAGTAGGGATGTGTTCTTACGAATCGTCAACGCCTTGGAAAGCTG GTACGAATTTTTTCAATTAAGATATGATGCTAGAGGTAGACGCGGGTTTACAACGTTGCAGAAATGTGTTGCGGCCATTCGTTTGATGGCTATGGGGGAGTCACCCGACACCATGGACGACTATATGAGAATGTCTgaaagaaccgcaagagagagtttGTATACATTGTCAAGGGGTGTTGTTGAAACTTTTGGTGACGTGTATTTGCGGAAACCTTCGTTGCATGATTTGCAAGAATTGTATGCGGCGCATGAAGAACGCCATGGGTTTCCCGGAATGATCGGAAGCATTGATTGCACACACTGGAAATGGAAAAATTGTCCGGTAGCATGGAAAGGGCAATACGCAAGTGGTCATCACGGATCACCTTCTTTGGTGTTAGAGGCTGTCGCTTCTCAAGATTTGTGGATTTGGCATGCGTTTTTTGGGATTGTGGGTTCCAACAGCGACGTCAACGTTCTTGATCAGTCGCCAATATTCGACGATCTTTTGAATGGAAAAGCCCCGGATGCTCCTTTCACGGTGAATGGAAAGGAATACAATTATGGGTATTACCTTACAGATGGAATATATCCTCAGTATTCCACATTCGTGAAGGCATTCCGCCACCCGGTTGAAGAACGAGACAAATTTTTTAAGAGAAGACAAGAAGGAGCACGTAAGGATGTGGAACGTGCTTTTGGGGTCCTAAAGGCGAAGTGGCATATAGTCGAACATGTAGCACGACTATTGGATTTAGAAACTTTACGATATATCATGTATGCgtgtatcataatgcataacatggtaGTAGAAGATAAATGGCGAAATATTGCACACTATATCCCAACGGAGCCCAGACACGTTCAGTTTCAACCAGGAACAGCAGATTCTTTGCATCGTGTTGTTGACATTCAGGACGCAAATAAACACAGACAACTTCGAGAGGACTTGGCGGATCATATCTTCTATGGTAACAATAACGATAACAAATag
- the LOC111918124 gene encoding dolichyl-diphosphooligosaccharide--protein glycosyltransferase subunit DAD1, which translates to MGRSPTTKDDAQALFQSLRSAYAATPTNLKIIDLYVAFAVFTAVIQVVYMAVVGSFPFNSFLSGVLSCVGTAVLAVCLRIQVNKENKEFKDLPPERAFADFVLCNLVLHLVIMNFLG; encoded by the exons ATGGGGAGATCGCCGACGACGAAAGATGATGCACAGGCTCTTTTTCAGTCTCTCCGATCTGCTTATGCCGCTACTCCTACTAATCTCAAG ATCATAGATCTGTACGTGGCTTTTGCTGTGTTCACCGCTGTAATTCAG GTGGTTTACATGGCAGTGGTTGGGTCATTTCCATTCAACTCTTTTCTCTCTGGTGTCCTTTCTTGTGTTGGGACAGCTGTCCTAGCTG TTTGTCTTCGTATTCAAGTGAACAAAGAAAACAAGGAATTCAAG GATTTACCTCCTGAGCGTGCTTTTGCAGACTTTGTTCTATGCAATTTGGTGCTACATTTGGTGATTATGAATTTCCTTGGATAG